The Nitratidesulfovibrio sp. genome has a window encoding:
- a CDS encoding DUF1566 domain-containing protein, whose product MRIGRYEVCGLLGRGGMGAVYKVRQPVTGRIAALKLLRPADALADLSDMDDLRRRFLHEAQVMAALDHPHVAAVWDVDVAPAGTLRLPSGDDFCPPPAAWGGGAGTPVVGDAGDSGSVGDTDSAPPEDCYPERDRAARVARFGDLPFFVMEYYCLNLGLLIGESYRVEAPTRRLPLERACRYAAQTLDALARMHHAGVIHRDVKPFNIMVTAEDDVKLIDFGLSRLRGETGVLSGLRGDVRPLPRGVKVGSPYYAAPEQERDPDAADGRADLYAVGVMLFRMLTGVLPTDESFGGRIPRASKRHADMDTAWDDFFARAMARDPAQRFADARTMAAELDALVAAWRQRVDAVCLLPEGDGAPGAGGGDESASAGGDVSDTAGRAAADSILSGQVRPVRTTPVRSAPVKVVPHHARALFWLDELWRPAGVFAPLADGRTGGPPCGVLPGLPVPDAHAAGVQAPPIDLAALVAYQPATGLLWQRGGSEWGLTLAEAREHVADMNAARFAGYDDWRLPTVDELCTLLAPPPEGGGHCVPPALDPAPDPLWTADRKSFTAGWFVSTSMGFVGWQDDTCRFHVRVVRNMLSDIPA is encoded by the coding sequence ATGCGCATAGGTCGTTACGAGGTGTGCGGACTGCTGGGCCGGGGCGGCATGGGCGCGGTGTACAAGGTGCGCCAGCCGGTCACCGGGCGCATCGCCGCGCTGAAGCTGCTGCGCCCCGCCGACGCGTTGGCCGACCTTTCAGATATGGACGATCTGCGCCGCCGCTTCCTGCACGAGGCGCAGGTAATGGCCGCGCTGGACCACCCCCACGTGGCGGCGGTGTGGGACGTGGACGTGGCCCCGGCGGGCACGTTGCGCCTGCCCTCCGGCGACGATTTCTGTCCGCCGCCCGCTGCATGGGGCGGGGGCGCGGGGACTCCGGTTGTGGGAGACGCAGGGGATTCCGGGAGTGTGGGAGACACGGATTCCGCCCCCCCGGAGGACTGCTACCCGGAGCGCGACCGCGCTGCCCGCGTGGCCCGCTTCGGCGATCTGCCCTTCTTCGTCATGGAATACTACTGCCTGAACCTGGGCCTGCTGATCGGCGAAAGCTACCGGGTAGAGGCCCCCACCCGCCGCCTGCCGCTGGAGCGCGCCTGCCGCTACGCCGCGCAGACGCTGGACGCGCTGGCCCGCATGCATCACGCCGGGGTGATCCACCGCGACGTGAAGCCCTTCAACATCATGGTCACCGCCGAAGACGACGTGAAGCTCATCGACTTCGGCCTGTCGCGGTTGCGGGGCGAAACGGGCGTTCTGTCGGGCCTGCGCGGCGATGTCCGGCCCCTGCCGCGCGGGGTCAAGGTGGGGTCGCCGTACTACGCCGCGCCGGAGCAGGAGCGCGACCCGGACGCGGCGGATGGCCGGGCCGACCTGTATGCCGTGGGGGTGATGCTGTTCCGCATGCTGACCGGCGTGCTGCCCACGGACGAATCCTTTGGCGGGCGCATCCCCCGCGCCAGCAAGCGCCATGCGGATATGGACACGGCGTGGGACGACTTTTTCGCGCGGGCCATGGCCCGCGACCCGGCACAGCGCTTTGCGGACGCCCGGACCATGGCGGCGGAACTGGACGCATTGGTGGCCGCGTGGCGCCAGCGGGTGGACGCGGTGTGCCTGCTGCCGGAAGGGGACGGCGCGCCGGGGGCTGGTGGCGGGGATGAATCCGCATCGGCGGGCGGCGATGTTTCGGATACGGCTGGCCGTGCGGCGGCGGACTCCATCTTGTCCGGACAGGTTCGCCCGGTCAGGACCACCCCGGTTCGGTCAGCCCCGGTAAAGGTCGTGCCGCACCATGCCCGCGCCCTGTTCTGGCTGGACGAACTGTGGCGGCCCGCCGGGGTGTTTGCGCCGCTGGCGGATGGCCGCACCGGCGGCCCCCCCTGCGGGGTGCTGCCGGGGCTGCCCGTGCCGGACGCACACGCCGCCGGTGTGCAGGCCCCGCCGATTGATCTTGCCGCGCTGGTGGCGTACCAACCGGCCACGGGGCTGCTGTGGCAGCGTGGCGGCAGCGAGTGGGGCCTGACCCTGGCCGAGGCCCGCGAACACGTGGCCGACATGAACGCGGCGCGGTTTGCCGGGTACGACGACTGGCGGCTGCCCACCGTGGACGAGCTGTGCACCCTGCTGGCCCCGCCGCCGGAAGGGGGCGGCCACTGCGTGCCCCCCGCGCTGGACCCGGCCCCCGACCCGCTGTGGACGGCGGATCGCAAGTCGTTCACGGCGGGGTGGTTCGTCAGCACGTCCATGGGCTTCGTGGGCTGGCAGGACGACACCTGTCGTTTCCATGTGCGTGTGGTCCGGAATATGCTTAGCGACATTCCGGCGTGA
- a CDS encoding YkgJ family cysteine cluster protein, translating to MHNEHDMPALAPQADDTDIDCRGCGTCCRKGGPALHTQDLELFRAGHLAPEHCLTLRAGELARELSGDLRPLERELVKLRPRQILGQSARNGDWSCLFLNQSDSRCGVYAHRPAECRALLCRDTWAIKTLHAVDRVTRLDVLAAWAEGAAERASRTCQTEPASRADSASQTYSASQADSTGQVLAGCVDPGVPWADILAAHEERCGYAVLAPVGATLQRAADQLRARNPGMADPIPLPEYPDDTVAPDEVAHAVDAFLEAVRFDFAFRSIVRERAGAAMEELDFLLGRTVAATAAMYGVAVRMGADGPEVVVFPT from the coding sequence ATGCACAACGAACACGACATGCCCGCCCTGGCCCCGCAAGCCGACGACACCGACATCGACTGCCGGGGCTGCGGCACCTGCTGTCGCAAGGGCGGACCGGCCCTGCACACGCAGGATCTGGAGCTGTTTCGGGCCGGGCACCTGGCTCCGGAACATTGCCTGACGCTGCGCGCGGGGGAACTGGCCCGCGAGTTGAGCGGCGACCTGCGCCCGCTGGAGCGGGAACTGGTGAAACTGCGCCCGCGCCAAATTTTGGGACAATCGGCCCGCAATGGCGACTGGTCCTGCCTGTTCCTGAATCAGTCCGACAGCCGGTGCGGCGTCTACGCACACCGGCCCGCCGAATGCCGCGCCCTGCTGTGCCGTGATACCTGGGCCATCAAGACCCTGCACGCCGTGGACCGGGTGACCCGGCTGGACGTGCTGGCGGCCTGGGCGGAAGGCGCGGCAGAGCGCGCCAGCCGGACCTGTCAGACAGAACCCGCAAGCCGGGCGGATTCGGCAAGCCAGACATATTCGGCAAGCCAGGCCGATTCCACGGGTCAGGTTCTCGCTGGCTGCGTCGACCCCGGTGTGCCGTGGGCAGACATTCTGGCCGCGCACGAGGAACGTTGCGGCTACGCGGTACTCGCCCCCGTGGGCGCTACCCTGCAACGCGCGGCGGACCAGTTGCGCGCCCGCAACCCCGGCATGGCGGACCCGATCCCCCTGCCGGAATATCCGGACGATACGGTGGCACCGGACGAGGTCGCCCACGCCGTGGATGCGTTTCTGGAAGCCGTGCGCTTCGATTTCGCCTTCCGGTCCATCGTGCGCGAGCGGGCCGGGGCGGCCATGGAAGAACTGGACTTTCTGCTGGGGCGCACCGTTGCGGCCACGGCGGCCATGTATGGGGTGGCCGTGCGCATGGGGGCCGATGGCCCGGAAGTGGTGGTCTTCCCCACCTAG
- a CDS encoding metallophosphoesterase family protein, translating to MKLAVISDIHGNLGAFKAVLADMDAQGATCAVSLGDNVGYGPDPGPVLRLVASRHIPSVAGNHEMAVADPRWLREFNSQSRDAVRMTMDWLDDEEVELARAMPRVLVREGCRFVHGMPPDSPFTYLYEFHGKRLASVFDLFPEPICFVGHTHDLELVRRDADGVVAREPLTEGARVPPAGGRYLISAGSVGQPRDGDNRAKYLLWEPAQRRLTVRFVPYDVQDAARRFREAGVNERYVLRLL from the coding sequence ATGAAGCTGGCGGTCATTTCCGACATTCACGGCAACCTCGGTGCGTTCAAGGCGGTGCTGGCCGACATGGACGCGCAGGGGGCCACTTGCGCCGTGTCTCTGGGCGACAACGTGGGCTACGGGCCGGATCCTGGCCCGGTGCTGCGCCTTGTGGCCAGTCGGCACATCCCTTCGGTGGCGGGCAATCACGAGATGGCCGTGGCCGACCCCCGCTGGCTGCGCGAGTTCAACAGCCAGTCGCGCGATGCCGTGCGCATGACCATGGACTGGCTGGACGACGAAGAGGTGGAACTGGCCCGCGCCATGCCCCGCGTGCTGGTGCGCGAAGGCTGCCGCTTCGTGCATGGCATGCCGCCCGATTCGCCCTTCACCTACCTGTACGAATTTCACGGCAAGCGGCTGGCGTCGGTGTTCGACCTGTTCCCGGAGCCCATCTGCTTCGTGGGGCACACCCATGACCTTGAGCTGGTCCGGCGCGATGCCGACGGCGTGGTGGCCCGCGAACCGCTGACAGAGGGCGCGCGCGTGCCGCCCGCGGGGGGGCGTTACCTGATCAGCGCGGGCAGCGTGGGCCAGCCGCGCGACGGCGACAACCGCGCCAAGTACCTGTTGTGGGAACCCGCCCAGCGCCGCCTGACGGTGCGCTTCGTCCCCTACGACGTGCAGGACGCCGCCCGGCGCTTCCGCGAGGCGGGGGTGAATGAGCGGTATGTGCTGCGATTGTTGTAA
- a CDS encoding nickel-dependent hydrogenase large subunit — protein MADKAYTGRIVVDPVTRIEGHLKIDVSVKNGVVDNAWSSTQLFRGLEIIVKGRPPEDVHNYVQRACGVCTTTHSLTSIRAVENAMGFKAPPAAELVRHLILATLIVHDHLVHFYHLHSLDFCDVANALKADPVAAAKLASQVSGRDVPPGDLFVVQGRLKKFVDAGQLGWLDNAYFLGGHPAYRLSPEENLVLAANYIEALRVQMKIAKAMAIFAGKNPHSQTMRVGGVTCYEALRPERLAEFRALYEECRTFINHNYLGDLTIIGRRYPEVASYGRTTNYMDFSDFHDPETGKDPFFRGGVLWGHAIGKAEDLDPAQIQEHLSRGWYKPGPPAHPYDGVTDPDYTGYDPDGHYSWSKAPRYKGEAVETGALARRLIAYSRGEKETVTRMDAWLAACKLKQENLFSTMGRTAARMVESVILMNRVQGWLNDLEDRAKAGPVEIYKEWTMPDEARGVGFCAVTRGGLSHWIRIEKGKTANYQMVVPSTWNLGPRCDKGKPSAVEQSLMGNPVLDPDRPVELLRTVHSFDPCIACSVHVLHAGGKRSFRIL, from the coding sequence ATGGCTGACAAAGCCTATACCGGCCGCATCGTGGTGGACCCGGTCACCCGCATCGAGGGACACCTGAAGATCGACGTCTCGGTCAAGAACGGGGTGGTGGACAACGCATGGTCCAGCACCCAGCTGTTCCGGGGGCTGGAGATCATCGTCAAGGGGCGCCCGCCCGAAGACGTGCACAACTACGTGCAGCGCGCCTGCGGCGTGTGCACCACCACCCACTCGCTCACCAGCATCCGCGCCGTGGAAAACGCCATGGGCTTCAAGGCCCCCCCGGCGGCGGAACTGGTGCGCCACCTTATCCTTGCCACGCTCATCGTGCACGACCACCTGGTGCACTTCTACCACCTGCATTCGCTGGATTTCTGCGACGTGGCCAACGCCCTGAAGGCCGACCCCGTGGCGGCGGCAAAGCTGGCGTCCCAGGTTTCCGGGCGCGATGTGCCCCCCGGCGACCTGTTCGTGGTGCAGGGCAGACTGAAGAAGTTCGTGGATGCCGGGCAGCTGGGCTGGCTGGACAACGCCTACTTCCTGGGCGGGCACCCGGCCTACCGCCTGTCGCCGGAAGAGAATCTGGTGCTGGCCGCCAACTACATCGAAGCCTTGCGCGTGCAGATGAAGATCGCCAAGGCCATGGCCATCTTCGCGGGCAAGAACCCCCATTCGCAGACCATGCGCGTGGGCGGGGTGACCTGCTACGAGGCCCTGCGCCCCGAACGGCTGGCGGAATTCCGCGCCCTGTACGAGGAGTGCCGCACCTTCATCAACCACAACTACCTGGGCGACCTGACCATCATCGGGCGCCGCTACCCGGAGGTGGCATCTTACGGACGTACCACCAACTACATGGACTTTTCCGACTTCCACGACCCGGAAACCGGCAAGGACCCGTTCTTCCGGGGCGGGGTGCTGTGGGGCCACGCCATCGGCAAGGCCGAGGACCTGGACCCCGCGCAGATTCAGGAACACCTGTCGCGCGGCTGGTACAAGCCGGGTCCGCCCGCCCATCCCTATGACGGCGTGACCGACCCGGACTACACCGGCTACGACCCCGACGGCCACTACTCCTGGTCCAAGGCCCCGCGCTACAAGGGCGAGGCCGTGGAAACCGGGGCGCTGGCCCGCCGCCTTATCGCCTATTCCCGCGGGGAAAAGGAAACCGTCACCCGCATGGACGCCTGGCTTGCCGCCTGCAAGCTGAAGCAGGAGAACCTGTTCTCCACCATGGGCCGCACCGCCGCGCGCATGGTGGAAAGCGTCATCCTGATGAACCGCGTGCAGGGCTGGCTGAACGACCTGGAAGACCGTGCCAAGGCCGGTCCCGTGGAAATCTACAAGGAATGGACCATGCCCGACGAAGCCAGGGGCGTGGGCTTCTGCGCGGTGACGCGTGGAGGGCTTTCGCACTGGATACGCATAGAAAAGGGCAAGACCGCCAACTACCAGATGGTGGTGCCCAGCACCTGGAACCTTGGCCCGCGCTGCGACAAGGGCAAACCTTCCGCCGTGGAACAGTCGCTGATGGGCAACCCCGTGCTGGACCCCGACCGCCCGGTGGAACTCTTGCGCACGGTGCATTCGTTCGACCCGTGCATTGCCTGCTCCGTGCATGTGCTGCACGCGGGGGGCAAGCGGTCGTTCCGCATTCTGTAG
- the icd gene encoding NADP-dependent isocitrate dehydrogenase, translating to MRKTVYWIEGDGIGPDVWKAARPVIDAAVAKTYGDARSIEWKELLAGEKAYAATGEYLPEATMQALRGAELAIKGPLGTPVGKGFRSLNVTLRQTLDLYACIRPIRYFEGIMSPVKRPDLVDMVVFRENTEDVYAGIEYKAGTPEAKRLIDFLRNELGANVDPESAVGIKPMTARGSKRLVRRAMDFAVAQKRSSLTLVHKGNIMKFTEGGFREWGYEVVRDEFTDAAVLEADAGGAAGKVVVKDRIADAMFQEVLIRPDQYSVIATSNLNGDYLSDALAAQVGGLGLAPGVNMSDSLAFFEATHGTAPTIAGQDKANPGSLILCGALMLEHMGWNDAATRIYNAINTTIGNRTVTVDLASQMASATTVGTVAFGEMVEKAL from the coding sequence ATGCGGAAGACGGTCTACTGGATTGAAGGCGACGGCATCGGCCCCGACGTATGGAAGGCCGCCCGTCCCGTCATCGATGCGGCGGTGGCGAAAACCTACGGCGACGCGCGCTCCATCGAATGGAAGGAACTGCTGGCCGGTGAAAAGGCCTACGCCGCCACCGGCGAATACCTGCCAGAGGCCACCATGCAGGCCCTGCGCGGCGCGGAACTGGCCATCAAGGGGCCGCTGGGCACCCCGGTGGGCAAGGGCTTTCGCAGCCTTAACGTCACCCTGCGCCAGACGCTGGACCTGTACGCCTGCATCCGGCCCATCCGCTACTTCGAGGGCATCATGTCGCCCGTGAAAAGGCCGGACCTGGTGGACATGGTGGTGTTTCGCGAAAACACGGAAGACGTGTACGCGGGCATCGAATACAAGGCGGGCACGCCGGAAGCCAAGCGGCTCATCGACTTTCTGCGCAACGAACTGGGCGCCAACGTGGACCCGGAAAGCGCCGTGGGCATCAAGCCCATGACCGCGCGCGGCTCCAAGCGGCTGGTGCGCCGCGCCATGGACTTTGCCGTGGCCCAGAAGCGGTCCAGCCTTACGCTGGTGCACAAGGGCAACATCATGAAGTTCACGGAAGGCGGCTTTCGCGAATGGGGCTATGAAGTGGTGCGCGACGAATTCACCGACGCCGCCGTGCTGGAAGCCGACGCCGGGGGCGCGGCAGGCAAGGTGGTGGTGAAGGACCGCATTGCCGACGCCATGTTCCAGGAAGTGCTGATCCGCCCCGACCAGTACAGCGTGATCGCCACGTCCAACCTGAACGGCGACTACCTGTCCGATGCGCTGGCCGCGCAGGTGGGCGGGCTTGGCCTTGCGCCGGGCGTGAACATGTCCGACTCGCTGGCCTTCTTCGAAGCCACCCACGGCACCGCGCCCACCATTGCCGGGCAGGACAAGGCCAACCCCGGCAGCCTCATTTTGTGCGGCGCGCTGATGCTGGAGCACATGGGCTGGAACGATGCGGCCACCCGCATCTACAACGCCATCAACACCACCATCGGCAACCGCACCGTTACCGTGGACCTTGCCTCGCAGATGGCCAGCGCCACCACCGTGGGCACCGTGGCGTTTGGCGAGATGGTGGAAAAGGCCCTGTAG
- the trpA gene encoding tryptophan synthase subunit alpha, with product MLPDAPVSRLEARVAAANAAGRPALVPFLTAGFPTLDRFWEEMDGLDRGGADVIEIGVPFSDPVADGPVVEAASLRALENGVTLRWILDGLKARAGRYDAELVLMGYYNPFLQYGLENLAVDAAAAGVAGFIVPDLPLEEDGEMRALLAARGIDLIALVGPNTSEERMAEYAAVASGYVYVVSVLGITGVREGLPPEVPQTLARARKAFRLPLALGFGIKEPKQLEGFPDRPDAVVFGSALLRHIDAGNSAESFLAAWK from the coding sequence ATGCTGCCCGATGCCCCGGTGTCGCGGCTGGAAGCCCGCGTGGCCGCCGCCAACGCGGCGGGGCGGCCCGCGCTGGTGCCCTTTCTGACGGCGGGCTTTCCCACCCTGGACCGCTTCTGGGAGGAAATGGACGGCCTTGATCGCGGCGGCGCGGACGTCATCGAAATCGGCGTGCCGTTCTCCGACCCGGTGGCCGACGGCCCGGTAGTGGAGGCGGCATCCCTGCGGGCGCTGGAAAACGGCGTCACCCTGCGCTGGATACTGGACGGCCTGAAGGCCCGCGCGGGCCGCTACGACGCCGAGCTGGTGCTGATGGGCTACTACAACCCGTTCCTGCAATACGGGCTGGAAAACCTGGCGGTGGACGCGGCGGCGGCGGGGGTGGCGGGCTTCATCGTGCCCGACCTGCCGCTGGAGGAAGACGGCGAGATGCGCGCACTGTTGGCCGCGCGGGGCATAGACCTCATTGCCCTTGTCGGCCCCAACACCAGCGAGGAACGCATGGCCGAATATGCCGCCGTGGCCTCCGGCTACGTGTACGTGGTGTCGGTGCTGGGCATCACCGGCGTGCGCGAAGGCCTGCCGCCGGAAGTGCCGCAGACGCTGGCCCGCGCCCGCAAGGCCTTCCGCCTGCCGCTGGCGCTGGGCTTCGGCATCAAGGAGCCGAAGCAGCTGGAAGGCTTTCCCGACAGGCCCGACGCCGTGGTGTTCGGCTCTGCCCTGTTGCGCCACATCGACGCGGGCAACAGCGCGGAATCGTTCCTGGCCGCGTGGAAGTAG
- a CDS encoding tetratricopeptide repeat protein, giving the protein MNTSLRTLTLAAVLAAFAVTGCATTSMHASSQMEEGQFRQAAETYAAAQRENPDDWQSGVRRGYALYRAGDYQAAQDVLKPLWTNRRAAEYARFWAGIAAIAARDEAAARTAWSEWTASRFEIVRAIRPRVEQLMSGELPLGPQAASGYVAEAATANGREAHADARYGWRPLSPGYSRSYERDAFSDTMLPVTPQPYLP; this is encoded by the coding sequence ATGAACACCAGCCTTCGCACGCTCACCCTCGCCGCCGTGCTGGCGGCGTTTGCCGTTACGGGGTGCGCCACCACCAGCATGCACGCCTCGTCGCAGATGGAGGAAGGGCAGTTCCGTCAGGCGGCGGAAACCTACGCCGCCGCCCAGCGTGAAAATCCGGATGACTGGCAGTCCGGCGTGCGGCGCGGCTATGCGCTGTACCGCGCCGGAGACTATCAGGCCGCTCAGGACGTTCTGAAGCCCCTGTGGACCAACCGTCGCGCCGCCGAATACGCCCGGTTCTGGGCGGGCATTGCCGCCATTGCCGCCCGCGATGAAGCCGCCGCCCGCACCGCGTGGTCGGAATGGACCGCCAGCCGCTTCGAGATCGTACGGGCCATCCGGCCCCGCGTGGAACAGCTGATGTCCGGCGAACTGCCCCTCGGCCCGCAGGCCGCCAGCGGCTATGTTGCCGAGGCCGCCACGGCCAACGGGCGCGAGGCCCATGCCGATGCCCGCTACGGCTGGCGGCCCCTGTCGCCGGGCTACTCGCGGTCCTACGAGCGCGACGCCTTTTCCGACACCATGCTGCCGGTGACGCCCCAGCCGTATCTGCCGTAG
- a CDS encoding thymidylate synthase, giving the protein MYIESESISESLVALSRLLISEGFPASPRDIPTLELRGVLIRIKDPRNRIVCVPERRWSASYAVGEFCWHMSADNSLEFIKYYSEAWRAFSDNGVEISGSCYGRHIFSGGNASQWSTVKNLLRSDVNSRRAVLYFADPGYDLESAKDVPCISNMQFMVRNRKIDCFVSMRSNDLILGYCYDVYFMTMLQEMMAVELGLDIGEYTHFVASMHAYCDKLDVVRNVSSSAMSICEPMSPMCCVDEISTVLEVERMLRSGDANGLNLIGNLSEYWKDFCSPLINKFYKKHGCSM; this is encoded by the coding sequence ATGTACATAGAAAGTGAATCTATTTCTGAATCGTTAGTTGCATTATCCCGCCTGCTGATTTCTGAAGGTTTTCCAGCGTCACCGAGAGATATTCCTACACTTGAGTTGCGAGGAGTGCTTATTCGTATAAAGGACCCGAGAAACCGTATCGTGTGTGTGCCTGAGAGAAGGTGGAGCGCATCGTATGCTGTCGGAGAATTTTGTTGGCACATGTCTGCTGATAATAGTCTTGAATTTATAAAATACTATTCTGAAGCCTGGAGAGCATTTTCGGATAATGGGGTGGAGATTAGTGGAAGTTGCTATGGAAGGCATATTTTTTCTGGTGGAAATGCATCACAATGGAGCACTGTTAAGAATCTCTTGCGCTCCGATGTGAACTCCAGGCGTGCGGTGTTGTACTTTGCAGATCCTGGGTATGATCTGGAGTCAGCAAAGGACGTTCCATGCATTTCTAATATGCAATTTATGGTAAGAAATAGAAAAATTGATTGTTTTGTTAGCATGCGTAGTAATGATCTTATATTAGGCTACTGCTATGATGTGTATTTCATGACCATGCTGCAAGAAATGATGGCGGTGGAATTGGGGCTTGATATTGGAGAGTATACGCATTTTGTGGCGTCTATGCATGCGTATTGCGATAAGCTTGATGTTGTTCGCAACGTATCGAGCAGTGCAATGTCTATATGTGAGCCAATGAGTCCAATGTGCTGTGTTGATGAAATAAGCACTGTATTAGAAGTTGAGAGAATGTTGCGGTCTGGTGATGCTAATGGGTTGAATTTGATAGGTAATCTTAGCGAGTACTGGAAAGATTTTTGTAGCCCGTTGATAAATAAGTTTTATAAGAAGCATGGTTGTTCCATGTGA
- the rfaD gene encoding ADP-glyceromanno-heptose 6-epimerase, with translation MYIVTGGAGFIGSAMVWKLNRMGIDDIIIVDNLATTEKWKNLVNLRYADYIHRDGFMDMVLHGDLPWEVDAIVHMGACSSTTERDADFLMENNFRYSRMLCTLAMQSGARFVNASSAATYGDGTLGFSDDDALMPRLKPLNMYGYSKQLFDLWARREGLLDSIASLKFFNVYGPNEYHKDDMRSVICKSFHNVNNAGRITLFRSNHPDYADGGQMRDFVYVKDCVEVMWWLLEHPDVGGVFNVGTGTSRTWNDLARAVFAAMDRQPVIEYMDMPAHLAGKYQNYTQASMDKLRRAGCDVGFRSLEEGVDDYVRGYLATDDPYLSPEA, from the coding sequence ATGTACATCGTCACCGGCGGCGCGGGGTTCATCGGAAGCGCCATGGTCTGGAAGCTGAACCGCATGGGCATCGACGACATCATCATCGTCGACAACCTGGCCACCACGGAAAAGTGGAAGAACCTCGTCAACCTGCGCTACGCAGACTACATCCACCGCGACGGGTTCATGGACATGGTCCTGCACGGCGACCTGCCGTGGGAAGTGGACGCCATCGTGCACATGGGGGCGTGCTCGTCCACCACGGAACGCGACGCCGACTTCCTGATGGAAAACAATTTCCGCTACAGCCGCATGCTGTGCACGCTGGCCATGCAGTCCGGCGCGCGCTTCGTCAACGCCAGCAGCGCCGCCACCTACGGCGATGGCACGCTGGGCTTTTCCGACGACGACGCGCTGATGCCCCGCCTGAAGCCCCTGAACATGTACGGCTACTCCAAGCAGCTGTTCGACCTGTGGGCGCGGCGCGAAGGCCTGCTGGATTCCATAGCCAGCCTGAAGTTCTTCAACGTGTACGGCCCTAACGAATACCACAAGGACGACATGCGCAGCGTCATCTGCAAGTCGTTCCACAACGTGAACAACGCGGGCCGCATCACCCTGTTCCGCTCCAACCACCCGGACTACGCCGACGGCGGCCAGATGCGCGACTTCGTGTACGTGAAGGACTGCGTGGAAGTGATGTGGTGGCTGCTGGAACACCCCGACGTGGGCGGCGTGTTCAACGTGGGCACCGGCACCTCGCGCACGTGGAACGACCTGGCCCGCGCCGTGTTCGCCGCCATGGACCGCCAGCCGGTCATCGAATACATGGACATGCCCGCGCACCTCGCGGGCAAGTACCAGAACTACACCCAGGCCAGCATGGACAAGCTGCGCCGGGCCGGGTGCGACGTGGGCTTCCGGTCGCTGGAAGAGGGCGTTGACGACTACGTGCGCGGCTACCTGGCCACCGATGATCCGTACCTGAGCCCGGAAGCGTAA
- a CDS encoding hydrogenase small subunit, translating to MNALAQFVARRAEAEERGVSRRDFLKFCGMVAVAMGLEASMGAQIARALEGKKKPSVIYMHGAECTGCTEALLRLVDPYFDVLIMEVVSLDYCETVMAAAGHAAHAALQKAMKNPDGYFCVIEGAIPTRDGGVYGQVGGQTMLSLFTEVAGKAKGVIAMGSCASYGGIQAAAPNPSKAIGVGAALKPLGIAPINLPGCPPNPVNFVGTVVHLLTKGLPALDTSGRPKLFYGKTVHDLCERRPHFDKGEFAPTFSSQQARDGWCLHKLGCRGPWTYNNCPTALFNQTTWPVRSGAPCIGCSEPGFWDQLAPFNRDVREKGDDA from the coding sequence ATGAACGCTCTCGCCCAATTCGTGGCGCGCCGTGCAGAGGCCGAAGAACGCGGCGTCTCGCGGCGCGACTTTCTGAAATTCTGCGGCATGGTGGCCGTGGCCATGGGGCTGGAGGCCTCCATGGGCGCGCAGATCGCCCGCGCGCTGGAAGGCAAGAAGAAGCCTTCGGTCATCTACATGCACGGCGCGGAATGCACCGGCTGCACGGAAGCGCTGCTGCGCCTGGTGGACCCGTACTTCGACGTGCTGATCATGGAGGTTGTCTCGCTGGACTACTGCGAGACGGTCATGGCCGCCGCCGGGCATGCCGCCCACGCGGCGCTGCAAAAGGCCATGAAGAATCCGGACGGCTACTTCTGCGTCATCGAGGGGGCCATACCCACGCGCGACGGCGGAGTGTACGGCCAGGTGGGCGGACAGACCATGCTCTCGCTGTTCACCGAGGTGGCGGGCAAGGCCAAGGGCGTCATCGCCATGGGCAGCTGCGCCAGCTACGGGGGCATCCAGGCCGCCGCGCCCAATCCGTCCAAGGCCATCGGTGTTGGCGCCGCGCTGAAGCCGCTGGGCATCGCGCCCATCAACCTGCCCGGCTGCCCGCCCAACCCCGTGAACTTCGTGGGCACGGTGGTGCACCTGCTGACCAAGGGCCTGCCCGCCCTCGACACCTCGGGCCGCCCCAAGCTGTTCTACGGCAAGACCGTGCACGACCTGTGCGAACGGCGGCCCCACTTCGACAAGGGCGAATTCGCTCCCACGTTCTCATCGCAGCAGGCGCGCGACGGCTGGTGCCTGCACAAGCTGGGGTGCCGTGGCCCGTGGACGTACAACAACTGTCCAACCGCGCTGTTCAACCAGACCACCTGGCCGGTGCGCTCGGGCGCGCCCTGCATCGGATGCAGCGAACCCGGATTCTGGGACCAGCTTGCCCCCTTCAACCGCGACGTGCGCGAAAAGGGCGATGACGCCTGA